Proteins encoded together in one Oceanobacillus iheyensis HTE831 window:
- a CDS encoding DoxX family protein — MLPNKFICYVLGYVFIISGLIKLIDPSRRGMFHELALPFPETLFFLVAMVEFLAGMLLVSRMYLHLAIPPLIFIMIGALFFAKIPILWTEGLLSFLFASRLDIVLLVLLILLWQHVGKWKKV, encoded by the coding sequence TTGTTACCGAATAAGTTTATTTGTTATGTATTGGGGTATGTATTTATAATATCTGGACTAATAAAATTAATCGATCCATCGAGAAGAGGAATGTTCCATGAGTTAGCACTACCCTTTCCGGAGACCCTTTTCTTTCTTGTCGCTATGGTAGAATTTCTAGCAGGCATGTTATTAGTCAGCCGGATGTACCTTCATCTAGCTATCCCACCACTTATATTTATCATGATTGGCGCACTATTCTTTGCAAAAATCCCGATCCTCTGGACAGAAGGTTTATTATCTTTCTTATTTGCTTCACGATTAGACATTGTTTTATTGGTTTTACTAATATTACTTTGGCAACATGTAGGCAAATGGAAGAAAGTATAG
- a CDS encoding Zn-dependent hydrolase yields the protein MTNLQARIEEHIDAISKFTATPGQGTTRLTYSKQDKQARKYIKEKMAEYDLEVSEDGFGNIFGKLEGTIKDAPSILIGSHFDSVPNGGSYDGPAGVVAGLEVAALFNQNNLKPKYPLEVIALIEEEGSRFGGGLMGSRGMTGLLREEDFKNLTDYNGITTIEAMREIGLDPSLPKKRDSETIKSYLELHIEQGPILEDKKIPIGVVETIVGLTQFEITVEGQAGHAGTTPMDHRSDALVTAAQMIAQIPSLAVEEGEGTVATTGKLNVFPNGSNVIPSKTVFTVDIRSGKEEHIQHVIDKLHEMANSYNRDGIKITISQQLYMEPKAMNPDIIALLKETSSSFDIPYCSMNSGAGHDAMVLAEVTDVGMLFIPSKDGVSHTPEEWSDSLDIAKAVEILFAAAKKLTEVEEIDK from the coding sequence ATGACCAACCTTCAAGCTCGAATTGAAGAACACATTGATGCGATTAGTAAATTCACAGCAACACCAGGTCAAGGAACAACGAGGCTCACTTATAGCAAGCAAGATAAACAAGCACGTAAATATATTAAAGAAAAAATGGCGGAATACGATTTAGAGGTAAGTGAAGATGGATTCGGAAACATTTTCGGAAAATTAGAAGGCACGATAAAAGATGCTCCCAGTATTCTAATCGGTTCTCATTTTGATTCCGTACCAAATGGTGGTTCGTATGATGGCCCGGCAGGAGTCGTAGCCGGACTAGAAGTAGCTGCTTTATTTAACCAAAACAACCTAAAACCTAAATATCCTTTAGAAGTCATTGCTCTTATTGAAGAAGAAGGTTCACGATTTGGTGGTGGATTAATGGGGTCAAGAGGTATGACCGGGTTACTTCGTGAAGAAGATTTTAAAAATCTCACAGATTATAACGGTATCACTACGATAGAAGCAATGAGAGAAATCGGACTCGATCCCTCACTTCCAAAAAAGAGAGATTCAGAAACAATCAAGAGCTATCTAGAATTGCATATTGAACAAGGGCCCATTTTAGAAGATAAAAAAATCCCAATCGGTGTAGTAGAAACCATTGTCGGTCTAACTCAATTTGAAATTACGGTGGAAGGCCAAGCTGGACATGCTGGCACAACACCAATGGATCACCGTTCAGATGCATTAGTCACTGCAGCACAAATGATTGCTCAAATTCCTTCCCTCGCTGTAGAAGAAGGAGAAGGTACAGTCGCTACTACAGGAAAATTAAATGTTTTTCCGAATGGTTCCAATGTAATTCCTAGCAAGACCGTCTTCACCGTAGATATCCGCTCCGGCAAAGAAGAACATATCCAGCATGTCATTGATAAATTGCACGAAATGGCAAACTCCTATAATAGAGATGGGATAAAGATTACGATTAGTCAGCAATTATATATGGAGCCTAAAGCAATGAATCCTGATATTATCGCTTTGCTAAAAGAAACAAGCAGTAGTTTTGATATCCCATATTGTTCTATGAATAGTGGGGCTGGTCATGACGCAATGGTTTTAGCTGAAGTTACAGATGTCGGTATGCTTTTTATCCCTAGTAAAGATGGAGTAAGCCATACTCCAGAAGAATGGTCCGATTCACTCGATATTGCCAAAGCTGTTGAAATTTTATTTGCAGCTGCCAAGAAATTAACAGAAGTTGAGGAGATCGATAAATAA
- a CDS encoding YqzG/YhdC family protein, whose protein sequence is MKGKTQLFLCFSMVLVLFMIMPISALGAPGNDTPPEPAYAKWGRIAVQEVKAKYPEDKVVDYLHVGRKTNEQETIETFKLWLEGKTKEFGVIIDIHFNTNTEKITDIQFKETSR, encoded by the coding sequence ATGAAAGGTAAAACGCAGTTATTTTTATGTTTTTCCATGGTGTTGGTTTTATTTATGATAATGCCAATAAGCGCGCTTGGTGCACCGGGGAATGACACTCCACCAGAGCCTGCCTATGCCAAGTGGGGTCGAATAGCCGTACAAGAAGTAAAAGCTAAATATCCGGAAGATAAAGTAGTGGATTATTTACATGTTGGTAGAAAAACGAACGAACAAGAGACCATAGAAACGTTCAAACTATGGCTTGAAGGAAAGACGAAAGAATTTGGTGTTATTATTGATATTCATTTTAATACCAATACCGAAAAAATAACAGATATACAATTTAAAGAGACATCAAGATAA
- a CDS encoding DUF6366 family protein yields MDNDQHQPEKQREKLRQEELKHPASSSQGSNLADLVGGMGWKGTLILLLTLILIAVVVSVF; encoded by the coding sequence ATGGATAATGACCAACATCAACCGGAAAAACAAAGAGAAAAATTAAGACAAGAAGAGTTAAAGCATCCTGCCAGCAGTTCACAAGGCAGTAACCTAGCCGATCTCGTCGGTGGTATGGGATGGAAAGGTACGTTAATTCTCCTTCTTACTCTTATCCTTATTGCTGTCGTTGTTTCGGTATTTTAA
- a CDS encoding two-component system regulatory protein YycI produces the protein MQWSHIKTLFILSFLVLNIYLLFQFVQRQDQNDLPSLSNDNQTLDEQLESENIQIDDAVLNREVPDFRYLSVAQRLFESAEVEDLNGIDGLQVTTSIDNTLLFAQFEEPIEMPEEGTESEMLQSIIAPYVMQAGQYTYGTWNKELNVIAYFQTKEGAPIFLNQQAILLFYLNDDNEITHYTQTMLGDADKQGDRSIVTPKTAIGYLLRGSNGYLRQDQEVSDIDIGYYSRIEPEDGGEIVFAPTWKVTIDDAVDYFVNGFEGIIYPGDYTQFFTDTINENILVQARRLNEENEIRENIIQLMEGKLEEIGSEVE, from the coding sequence ATGCAATGGTCTCATATTAAAACACTTTTTATCCTCAGTTTCCTTGTCTTAAATATTTATTTGCTTTTCCAATTCGTTCAACGTCAAGATCAGAATGACCTTCCATCTTTGAGCAACGATAATCAGACGTTAGATGAACAATTGGAATCAGAAAATATTCAAATTGACGATGCTGTCCTTAATAGAGAAGTTCCTGATTTTCGCTATCTATCCGTGGCTCAACGCCTATTTGAATCAGCTGAAGTAGAAGATTTAAATGGTATAGATGGATTACAAGTGACTACAAGCATAGATAATACGCTTCTATTTGCACAATTTGAGGAACCTATTGAGATGCCAGAAGAAGGTACAGAAAGTGAAATGCTTCAAAGTATCATTGCACCATATGTTATGCAAGCCGGCCAGTATACCTATGGTACATGGAATAAAGAATTAAATGTTATTGCTTACTTTCAAACAAAAGAAGGCGCACCAATATTTCTTAATCAGCAGGCAATACTTCTCTTTTATTTAAATGATGATAATGAGATCACACATTATACGCAAACCATGCTTGGGGATGCGGATAAACAAGGAGATAGATCGATAGTGACTCCGAAAACGGCTATTGGCTATTTGTTAAGGGGAAGTAATGGTTACCTCAGACAAGATCAGGAAGTCAGTGATATAGATATAGGATATTATTCTCGTATTGAACCTGAAGATGGTGGAGAAATTGTCTTTGCACCAACGTGGAAAGTGACAATCGATGATGCGGTTGATTATTTTGTTAATGGTTTTGAAGGTATTATTTACCCAGGCGACTATACGCAATTTTTTACAGATACCATTAATGAAAATATTTTAGTGCAAGCAAGACGATTAAATGAAGAAAATGAAATAAGAGAAAACATCATACAATTGATGGAAGGAAAGCTGGAGGAAATCGGGAGTGAAGTTGAATGA
- a CDS encoding hemolysin family protein: MIIAIIFLLFVSAFFSGSETALTATNKMKLQSKANNGDKKAEKMLNLVSKPSEFITAILIGNNIANIVLPTLVTMMAVQYGFNVGLASAILTITIIICSEVIPKSIAASFPNQMASIVYPIIRLVVTVLKPITFLLNRLTGFITNLLSKGQVETESVSKEELRAIVDIADSEGTFRKEESSRIRGALDFYNLNVKDVLKTPRVEIVALENTATYDEVKELVLANPFTRYPVYDEDIDDIIGVFHSKYLIAWTDDKGQPFSNFSDTDPLYIYEFNNIEWVFRKMTQEKKHMAIVLDEYGGTEGIVTHEDIIETMIGLEIEDEMDEKEDALIEKLTDTQIICDGKITLHQLNNAFDTDIPEDEDVLAAYLLTHFTEFPKEGDVLERENLTFHILEVDSRYISRVQIIK; encoded by the coding sequence GTGATCATTGCGATCATATTTTTATTATTTGTCTCTGCTTTCTTCTCAGGAAGTGAAACCGCATTAACGGCGACAAATAAAATGAAATTACAATCAAAAGCGAATAATGGTGATAAAAAAGCGGAAAAAATGCTGAATTTAGTATCGAAGCCGAGTGAGTTTATCACGGCTATTTTAATAGGAAATAACATTGCTAACATTGTGTTACCAACATTGGTAACGATGATGGCCGTGCAGTATGGTTTTAATGTAGGATTGGCTTCGGCTATTTTGACGATAACCATCATCATATGCTCTGAAGTTATTCCAAAGTCAATTGCGGCAAGTTTTCCGAATCAAATGGCAAGTATTGTATATCCAATTATTCGATTAGTAGTGACAGTTTTAAAACCAATCACCTTTTTATTAAATAGACTGACAGGTTTTATCACGAACCTACTTTCTAAAGGACAAGTAGAGACTGAGTCTGTATCGAAAGAAGAGCTTCGAGCGATTGTCGATATTGCTGATTCAGAAGGAACATTTCGTAAAGAAGAAAGTTCACGTATTCGTGGAGCACTGGATTTTTACAACTTAAATGTTAAAGACGTATTAAAAACACCAAGAGTAGAGATTGTTGCATTAGAAAATACGGCTACATACGATGAGGTAAAAGAACTGGTACTAGCAAATCCCTTTACGAGATACCCCGTCTATGATGAAGATATTGATGATATTATCGGTGTGTTCCATTCCAAATATTTAATTGCTTGGACCGATGATAAGGGACAGCCTTTCTCAAACTTTAGCGATACCGATCCGCTTTATATATATGAATTTAATAATATTGAATGGGTATTCCGTAAAATGACACAAGAAAAGAAGCATATGGCAATTGTGTTAGATGAATATGGTGGTACGGAAGGTATTGTTACGCATGAAGATATTATTGAAACGATGATTGGTTTAGAAATAGAAGATGAGATGGATGAAAAAGAAGATGCATTAATTGAGAAACTAACCGATACGCAAATTATATGTGATGGAAAAATCACACTGCATCAACTGAATAATGCGTTTGATACAGACATTCCGGAGGATGAAGATGTACTAGCTGCGTATTTATTAACGCACTTTACAGAGTTTCCAAAAGAAGGAGATGTGTTAGAGAGAGAAAATCTAACCTTCCACATCTTAGAAGTTGATTCTAGATATATCAGTCGCGTACAGATTATTAAATAG
- a CDS encoding S1C family serine protease — MGYYDQSYRKKKRKSTWIVPLLTGIILGGIVMLVVVPDIFLNHEDGRDTNQATSTDQTSPEIESSPNVQPLQVDVSTQLTDVVSEVTPAVVGITNLQRGNDFWSQEEGVEAGTGSGVIYKLEGDTAYVVTNHHVIEGADTVEVVMHDETHIEAEIIGSDIFTDLAVLRMDGSEVDTVIEMGTSSTIKVGEPAIAIGNPLGLYLSSTVTQGVISGKERTIPMDFDMDGRADWQAEVIQTDAAINPGNSGGALININGHLIGINSMKINEDAVEGIGFAIPIDSALPVIEELETTGEVTRPYLGVEIYSLEELPQYEWRNSLNLPQEVTGGVYVWTVERLSPADKAGLQELDVIVEMDGEPIHNMIDLRKILYQEKEIGDEVELTIYRDGRQMNTTITLGSQ; from the coding sequence ATGGGATATTATGACCAATCTTACAGAAAAAAGAAACGAAAAAGTACCTGGATCGTTCCATTATTAACAGGTATTATACTCGGTGGGATCGTGATGTTAGTTGTTGTCCCTGATATTTTTTTGAATCACGAAGATGGTCGGGATACGAATCAAGCGACCTCTACGGACCAAACTAGCCCAGAAATAGAATCATCACCAAATGTTCAACCTTTACAAGTAGACGTATCCACGCAACTGACTGACGTTGTTAGTGAAGTAACGCCGGCAGTAGTGGGGATTACGAATTTACAACGTGGGAATGATTTCTGGTCACAAGAGGAAGGCGTTGAAGCAGGTACCGGTTCAGGCGTCATTTACAAGCTTGAAGGGGATACAGCTTACGTCGTTACAAATCATCATGTTATTGAGGGAGCAGACACTGTAGAAGTAGTCATGCATGATGAAACACATATTGAAGCGGAAATTATCGGAAGCGATATATTTACGGATTTAGCCGTTCTAAGAATGGATGGATCGGAAGTAGATACAGTGATTGAAATGGGGACATCATCGACAATAAAAGTAGGTGAGCCAGCAATCGCTATTGGAAATCCTCTTGGTTTATATCTTTCGAGTACAGTAACACAAGGTGTTATAAGTGGTAAGGAACGTACCATTCCAATGGATTTTGATATGGATGGACGTGCGGATTGGCAAGCAGAAGTTATTCAGACAGATGCAGCAATTAATCCTGGTAATAGCGGAGGAGCACTAATAAATATTAATGGACATCTAATCGGGATTAACTCGATGAAAATAAATGAAGACGCTGTGGAAGGTATTGGTTTTGCCATCCCTATCGATAGTGCGCTTCCTGTCATTGAAGAGCTTGAAACAACAGGGGAAGTAACCCGTCCATATTTAGGGGTAGAAATTTACTCTTTAGAAGAGCTTCCACAATATGAGTGGAGAAATTCATTAAATTTACCACAAGAAGTTACGGGTGGAGTCTACGTATGGACAGTAGAACGATTATCTCCAGCAGATAAAGCAGGCTTACAAGAATTAGATGTTATCGTTGAAATGGATGGAGAGCCAATTCATAACATGATTGATTTGAGAAAAATATTATATCAAGAAAAAGAAATTGGTGACGAAGTAGAGCTGACGATTTATCGAGATGGGCGTCAAATGAATACGACCATCACATTGGGAAGTCAATAA
- a CDS encoding TraB/GumN family protein yields MSEETITRIHSGNKEYILIGTAHVSKNSAEQVKAVIDEEQPDAVCIELDAQRYQSVMEGNKWKDTDIFQVIKDKKAVMLLMNLAISSFQKRMAKQFGIRPGEEMIQGIESAKEHHAKLVLADRDIQITFARIWGNINLKGKAMLMMQVVGSIFSKEEISEQEMEKMKQQDTINAMLKEFTEYFPDLKKPLIDERDQYLSQKIKEAPGEKVVAVLGAAHVPGITKEIEKEHDLNKLTERPKKSKVPKIIGWSIPIAIIAIIAYTFMVNPQAGWQQTLSWTLWNGSLSAIGAAAAFAHPLAILTAFVAAPITSLNPLLAAGWFAGFVQAYIKRPNVGDFDQLSDDVHSVKGFWQNKVTRILLVVVLANLGSSLGTFIGGIDVVRVFINNLFG; encoded by the coding sequence ATGTCGGAAGAAACCATTACAAGGATACATAGCGGAAACAAAGAGTATATTTTAATTGGAACAGCGCATGTTTCAAAAAACAGTGCTGAACAGGTAAAAGCAGTCATTGATGAAGAGCAGCCGGATGCGGTGTGTATCGAGCTTGATGCACAACGTTATCAATCCGTGATGGAAGGTAACAAGTGGAAGGATACAGATATTTTCCAAGTTATTAAAGATAAAAAAGCGGTCATGTTATTGATGAACTTAGCCATCTCTTCTTTTCAAAAAAGGATGGCAAAACAATTTGGCATTCGTCCTGGGGAGGAAATGATTCAAGGAATTGAATCAGCAAAAGAACATCATGCAAAATTAGTATTAGCCGATCGTGATATTCAGATTACATTTGCACGTATTTGGGGAAATATTAATCTGAAAGGAAAAGCAATGTTAATGATGCAAGTCGTAGGTAGTATTTTTAGTAAAGAAGAGATTAGCGAGCAAGAAATGGAAAAAATGAAGCAACAAGATACGATAAATGCTATGCTCAAGGAATTTACTGAATATTTCCCGGATTTGAAGAAGCCTTTAATTGATGAGCGTGACCAATACCTGTCGCAAAAAATAAAAGAAGCTCCTGGAGAAAAAGTAGTAGCTGTACTAGGAGCGGCTCATGTTCCTGGAATAACAAAGGAAATTGAAAAGGAACATGACTTGAACAAATTAACGGAGCGACCGAAAAAGTCGAAGGTTCCAAAAATCATAGGATGGTCGATTCCGATTGCGATTATCGCAATTATTGCTTATACCTTTATGGTGAATCCACAAGCTGGTTGGCAACAAACGTTGAGCTGGACCTTATGGAATGGATCACTCTCTGCAATCGGTGCAGCAGCGGCGTTTGCCCATCCGTTGGCAATCCTAACTGCATTTGTCGCTGCTCCAATTACATCCTTGAATCCATTGCTTGCTGCCGGCTGGTTTGCCGGATTTGTTCAAGCTTATATTAAGCGACCAAATGTTGGGGATTTTGATCAATTATCCGACGATGTCCACTCAGTAAAAGGATTTTGGCAAAACAAGGTAACACGAATTTTACTTGTTGTTGTTCTAGCCAATTTAGGTAGCTCACTTGGAACGTTTATCGGCGGAATTGATGTTGTTCGCGTATTTATTAATAACTTATTTGGTTAA
- a CDS encoding MBL fold metallo-hydrolase, whose translation MTLRFSVLASGSTGNAFYIETEQQKMLVDAGLSGKKIDELFQSIQVDPKQLDGILVTHEHSDHIKGLGIVARKYQLPIYANEKTWNAMDQSIGKIPLDQKFTFDMESVRSFGDLEVESFGVSHDAAEPMFYTFRHDGKKVALVTDLGYVSERIKKTVEDADAYIFEANHDVGMLRMGPYPWSVKRRILGDSGHVSNEDCGLALTDIISNRTKRIYLAHLSLDNNMKDLAHMSVKQVLDERGMQVELHHTDPRLATPLYEVG comes from the coding sequence ATGACCCTACGTTTTAGTGTACTAGCCTCAGGCAGTACAGGGAACGCATTTTATATAGAAACAGAGCAGCAAAAGATGCTAGTTGACGCAGGATTAAGTGGTAAAAAGATAGACGAGTTGTTTCAAAGTATTCAGGTCGACCCGAAACAATTAGATGGTATTCTTGTGACGCACGAGCATAGTGATCATATAAAGGGATTAGGAATTGTAGCACGTAAATATCAACTACCAATCTACGCAAATGAAAAAACATGGAATGCGATGGATCAATCGATCGGTAAAATTCCGCTTGATCAGAAATTTACCTTTGATATGGAATCTGTTCGCAGTTTTGGAGATTTGGAGGTGGAGTCGTTTGGTGTATCCCATGATGCGGCGGAACCGATGTTTTATACATTCCGGCATGATGGGAAAAAAGTAGCGCTTGTTACGGATTTAGGCTATGTATCGGAGCGAATTAAGAAAACTGTGGAAGATGCCGATGCATATATATTTGAAGCAAACCATGACGTAGGTATGCTTCGAATGGGACCGTATCCGTGGAGTGTTAAAAGACGAATTCTGGGAGATTCGGGTCACGTCTCCAATGAGGATTGTGGTCTTGCATTAACCGATATCATATCGAATCGTACGAAGCGAATTTATTTAGCTCATTTAAGTTTAGATAATAATATGAAAGATCTTGCTCATATGTCGGTAAAACAAGTGCTGGATGAACGAGGAATGCAGGTAGAATTGCATCACACCGATCCAAGACTTGCAACCCCTCTTTACGAAGTTGGTTAA
- a CDS encoding GNAT family N-acetyltransferase: protein MFSYVIDNQIKLRQLKLKDAKNMFNVVDESRDYLREWLPWVDTTKKAEDCLAFIDQSIRNAENQRALTLGIFVEKKFAGLVGFNYFDWHNKIAPIGYWLAPQYQGNGIMTTSVRSLIDIGFHEIGLNRIEIRAAVQNQKSRSIPERLDFKEEGLIRQGEWLYDHYVDLIMYGKLASEWYRFR, encoded by the coding sequence ATGTTCAGCTATGTAATTGATAATCAAATCAAGCTTCGTCAACTAAAGCTAAAAGACGCCAAAAATATGTTTAATGTCGTAGATGAATCACGTGATTATTTACGAGAATGGCTACCGTGGGTGGATACCACCAAGAAAGCGGAGGACTGTCTTGCATTTATTGATCAATCGATTCGAAATGCAGAGAATCAACGAGCTTTAACACTTGGTATATTTGTTGAAAAAAAGTTTGCAGGATTAGTGGGGTTTAATTACTTTGACTGGCATAATAAAATTGCTCCTATCGGTTATTGGTTAGCACCTCAATATCAAGGAAACGGTATTATGACAACATCGGTTCGTTCATTGATTGATATCGGTTTTCATGAAATTGGCTTAAACCGTATCGAAATTCGAGCAGCTGTACAAAATCAAAAAAGCCGCTCTATACCAGAACGACTTGACTTCAAAGAAGAAGGGCTCATTCGCCAAGGAGAATGGCTATATGATCATTATGTTGATTTAATCATGTACGGAAAGCTAGCTAGCGAATGGTATCGCTTTAGGTAG
- a CDS encoding ABC transporter ATP-binding protein, producing MLKWFFSYYKPHKRLFIIDFSAAVFVALLELAFPVAVQWFIDRLLPGEDWDAIVTVAILLLVVYIISTYLQYVVAYLGHKLGINIETDMRRDLFYQVQRQSFRFFDNTKTGHIMSRITNDLFDLGELAHHGPEDFFISIMTFIGAFIIMFTINPLLAMIILILVPILIFLITYGNIRMNKAWKKMYGNIADVNARVEDAVSGVRVVQSFTNETFEKERFQNDNEKFRLAKVGAYKVMGIVHSNIYFLMRLMTLSVLVIGAWLTYQGLMTAGELVSFILFVNVLTTPINKITALLELYPKGMAGFKRFTDLMKVNPDVQDKEDAVEVDQLKGNIQFQDVTFGYEESHRAVLNNMNFTVKPGETVAFVGPSGAGKTTISALIPRFYDVTEGSITIDGIDIRDMTKESLRSQIGVVQQDVFLFTGTLRENIAYGKLDATNEEIELAAKRAHMEDFINELPNGYETQVGERGLKLSGGQKQRIAIARMFLKNPPILILDEATSALDTETEMIIQTALNELAESRTTIVIAHRLATIKEADRIMVVTKNGIEEEGSHEDLLQKRGLFAHLHDVQMKK from the coding sequence ATGCTAAAATGGTTTTTTTCCTATTATAAGCCACATAAGCGCTTATTTATTATAGATTTTTCAGCTGCAGTATTTGTTGCATTGTTAGAGCTTGCTTTTCCAGTTGCAGTACAATGGTTTATTGATCGACTATTGCCTGGAGAGGATTGGGATGCAATAGTAACGGTAGCTATCCTGTTATTGGTGGTATATATCATAAGTACGTATTTACAATATGTCGTTGCTTATTTAGGACATAAGCTTGGTATTAATATAGAAACAGATATGCGAAGAGACTTATTTTATCAAGTTCAGCGACAATCATTCCGATTTTTCGATAATACAAAAACCGGCCATATAATGAGTCGTATTACGAATGATTTATTTGATCTAGGGGAGCTCGCTCACCATGGGCCTGAGGACTTCTTTATTTCAATTATGACGTTTATCGGTGCTTTTATTATTATGTTTACGATAAATCCATTATTGGCAATGATCATCTTAATCTTAGTACCAATTTTAATCTTCTTGATTACATATGGAAATATTCGCATGAATAAAGCATGGAAGAAAATGTATGGCAATATAGCTGATGTGAATGCCCGCGTGGAAGATGCGGTATCAGGAGTTCGTGTCGTACAATCGTTTACGAATGAGACGTTTGAAAAAGAACGTTTCCAAAATGATAATGAAAAGTTCCGCTTAGCGAAAGTGGGAGCATACAAGGTAATGGGAATTGTACATTCCAATATTTATTTCCTAATGCGCTTAATGACCTTATCCGTATTAGTAATCGGTGCGTGGTTAACATATCAAGGTCTGATGACAGCTGGGGAACTAGTTAGTTTTATTTTATTTGTCAATGTCTTAACAACACCAATCAACAAAATTACTGCTTTATTAGAGTTATATCCAAAAGGAATGGCTGGATTTAAACGGTTTACCGATTTAATGAAAGTGAATCCGGATGTACAAGATAAAGAAGATGCTGTGGAAGTTGATCAATTAAAAGGTAATATCCAATTTCAAGATGTAACGTTTGGCTATGAAGAATCCCATCGTGCTGTATTAAACAATATGAATTTCACTGTAAAACCAGGTGAAACTGTTGCATTTGTTGGTCCGTCTGGTGCGGGTAAAACAACGATATCAGCACTGATTCCACGTTTTTATGATGTGACAGAAGGATCGATTACCATTGATGGTATTGATATTCGAGATATGACCAAAGAATCGTTACGTAGTCAAATCGGTGTTGTACAGCAAGACGTATTTCTGTTCACAGGAACATTACGTGAAAATATAGCGTACGGGAAATTAGATGCGACGAATGAGGAAATCGAACTTGCTGCAAAACGTGCACATATGGAGGACTTTATTAACGAACTTCCAAATGGATATGAAACCCAAGTTGGCGAACGAGGATTAAAACTGTCAGGTGGACAAAAACAGCGTATTGCGATAGCGCGTATGTTCTTGAAGAACCCACCAATTTTAATTTTAGATGAAGCGACTTCTGCATTGGATACAGAGACAGAAATGATCATCCAAACAGCGTTAAACGAACTTGCTGAGAGTCGTACAACAATAGTAATCGCCCATCGACTTGCAACCATAAAAGAAGCAGACCGAATCATGGTCGTAACCAAAAATGGGATTGAAGAAGAAGGGTCGCATGAAGACTTGTTGCAAAAACGCGGATTATTCGCGCATTTACATGATGTGCAAATGAAGAAATAA